From Triticum urartu cultivar G1812 chromosome 2, Tu2.1, whole genome shotgun sequence, a single genomic window includes:
- the LOC125533791 gene encoding cytochrome P450 84A1-like, which produces METWWPQCGLHLALLLTALILYRAISSRRYGLRPLPLPPGPRVLPFVGNIFYTRDMTHRGLARLSARYGGLLHLRVGRLSTVVVSTPEMARLVLQVNDRAFANRPASAPIAYLTYGRADMVFAQYGPFWREMRKLCVHKLFSHRRAKSWAAVHDEVNDLIRHVARYTGSVVNLGELVFNMSMNITLRAALGMRNEGEDAAEFVAIVQEFAELFVVSNSTLADYVPWVARLDLHGINRRMVAARAALDRFIDRAIDEHLAHPKPVDAADADMVDGMLAFLVDMPGSADRVSTDSSAHGHGSTLRLTRDNIKATIMDVMIGGTGPVAMIIEWLMSELLRDPEEMKRVQNELAVVVGLHRQVAAGDLGELPYLRCAVKETLRVHPPGPLLQHEAAEDCDVAGWRIPKNTRVLINVWAIGRDAEAWKDAGAFRPSRFDAGGDEAETDCRGGHFHLLPFGAGRRSCPAMQLGMHAVEMALARLLHGFEWSLPSGMAPGDLDMEEAYGATAPRAVRLCAVPLPRLSCPVV; this is translated from the exons ATGGAGACTTGGTGGCCGCAATGCGGGCTTCATCTCGCGCTGCTTCTAACTGCGCTGATCCTCTATCGCGCTATCTCATCACGGCGTTATGGTCTCCGACCCCTCCCGCTCCCTCCGGGGCCGCGGGTGCTGCCGTTCGTCGGCAACATCTTCTACACGAGAGACATGACGCACCGAGGCCTGGCACGGCTGTCCGCGCGCTACGGCGGTCTCCTTCACCTCCGCGTTGGCCGCCTGAGCACCGTGGTCGTGTCGACGCCGGAGATGGCCCGCCTGGTGCTCCAGGTGAACGACCGCGCCTTCGCCAACCGCCCCGCCAGCGCGCCCATAGCCTACCTCACCTACGGCCGCGCGGACATGGTGTTCGCGCAGTACGGGCCCTTCTGGCGCGAGATGCGGAAGCTGTGCGTCCACAAGCTCTTCAGCCACCGTCGGGccaagtcgtgggccgccgtcCACGACGAGGTCAACGACCTGATCCGCCACGTTGCCAGGTACACTGGCTCCGTCGTCAATCTCGGCGAGCTCGTGTTCAACATGTCGATGAACATCACGCTCCGGGCAGCGCTGGGCATGCGGAACGAGGGTGAGGACGCTGCCGAGTTCGTGGCCATAGTGCAGGAATTCGCCGAGCTGTTCGTGGTGTCCAACTCCACCCTTGCGGACTACGTGCCATGGGTGGCGCGGCTGGATTTGCATGGGATCAACAGGAGGATGGTGGCGGCACGGGCTGCGCTGGACCGGTTCATCGACCGTGCCATCGACGAGCACCTCGCGCACCCGAAGCCGGTCGATGCCGCGGACGCCGACATGGTGGACGGCATGCTGGCTTTCCTCGTGGACATGCCCGGGTCTGCCGACAGGGTGAGCACCGACTCCAGTGCTCATGGTCATGGGTCGACGCTTCGTCTCACCAGGGACAACATCAAGGCCACCATTATG GATGTGATGATCGGTGGGACAGGACCAGTAGCGATGATAATTGAGTGGTTAATGTCGGAGCTGCTGAGGGACCCGGAGGAAATGAAGCGGGTGCAGAACGAGCTGGCCGTGGTGGTTGGGCTGCACCGCCAGGTCGCGGCGGGCGACCTGGGCGAGCTCCCTTACCTGAGGTGCGCGGTGAAGGAGACCCTCCGCGTGCACCCGCCCGGCCCGCTCCTCCAGCACGAGGCCGCCGAGGACTGCGACGTCGCCGGCTGGCGCATCCCCAAGAACACCCGCGTCCTGATCAACGTGTGGGCGATCGGGCGAGACGCCGAGGCCTGGAAGGACGCCGGGGCGTTCAGGCCGTCCCGGTTCGACGCGGGCGGGGACGAGGCAGAGACGGACTGCCGGGGCGGCCACTTCCACCTCCTGCCGTTCGGCGCGGGGCGGAGGTCGTGCCCCGCCATGCAGCTCGGAATGCACGCGGTGGAAATGGCGCTGGCGCGGCTGCTGCATGGCTTCGAGTGGAGCCTGCCGAGCGGGATGGCGCCGGGGGACCTTGACATGGAAGAGGCATACGGCGCCACCGCTCCACGGGCCGTGCGGTTGTGCGCAGTGCCGCTGCCCCGTCTTAGCTGCCCAGTGGTCTAG
- the LOC125539210 gene encoding uncharacterized protein LOC125539210, which produces MPSLPSPFAAGDCSADKFDPDYLYFLRHLRTEGSSYVLELPPGGASPAPVIRYESPIAISDGECVSDPSPGGASANRRAEERDSSVEAPPSWIDSIVDIDEDYRIFLHHTCVVNNRLKLQMGGVVVDYEPDPDAAQSGGSSGVEEQSEKDAAVASSGEEEQAVDSDVPVVIMPDPNAYDWRADPAPRQRMQGQEDIGRKDAQPRVASSHRSDVIWPPHINRRPDSDFKRRLMDALQKPFSRKEYIKLFDMASIRTPLVKLRQVRNDAKFYPTEEMGNSYFDHYPDLVEQVTNTSFSKGLALMRGFFFWLQNSAHEDQFRPWTDDLKDQEVIPLMDLDYPLP; this is translated from the exons ATGCCCTCACTCCCCTCCCCCTTCGCCGCCGGCGACTGCTCCGCCGATAAGTTCGACCCCGACTACCTCTACTTCCTCCGCCACCTTCGCACCGAAGGCAGCTCCTATGTCCTCGAGCTCCCGCCGGGCGGCGCCTCCCCTGCCCCCGTCATCAGGTACGAGTCCCCCATCGCCATCTCCGACGGCGAATGTGTCTCGGACCCCTCCCCGGGCGGCGCAAGCGCCAACCGCCGGGCGGAAGAGAGGGACTCGTCGGTGGAGGCGCCCCCCTCTTGGATCGACTCCATCGTCGACATTGACGAGGATTACCGCATTTTCCTGCACCACACGTGCGTGGTGAATAACCGCCTGAAGCTCCAGATGGGGGGCGTCGTTGTGGACTACGAGCCGGACCCGGACGCCGCGCAATCTGGAGGCAGCAGCGGGGTCGAGGAGCAATCGGAGAAAGATGCGGCCGTTGCTTCCTCGGGGGAAGAGGAGCAGGCGGTCGACTCAGATGTACCGGTTGTAATTATGCCGGACCCGAACGCCTACGACTGGCGTGCAGATCCAGCCCCTCGTCAAAGGATGCAGGGTCAGGAAGATATTGGGCGCAAGGATGCTCAGCCTCGCGTTGCTTCG TCACATAGATCAGATGTTATATGGCCTCCACATATCAACCGTAGGCCAGATTCAGACTTCAAGCGAAGATTGATGGATGCTCTTCAGAAGCCATTTAGCCGCAAAGAATATATTAAGCTGTTTGACATGGCTTCTATTCGTACTCCTTTAGTGAAGTTGCGACAGGTGCGCAATGATGCAAAATTCTACCCTACCGAGGAGATGGGCAATTCATATTTTGATCATTACCCTG ATCTTGTCGAACAAGTTACAAACACTAGCTTTTCCAAGGGTTTAGCTCTGATGCGTGGATTTTTCTTCTGGTTGCAG AATAGTGCACACGAGGATCAATTCAGGCCATGGACAGATGATCTGAAAGATCAAGAGGTTATTCCATTGATGGACTTAGATTACCCATTGCCTTAG